The following are encoded in a window of Acinonyx jubatus isolate Ajub_Pintada_27869175 chromosome D4, VMU_Ajub_asm_v1.0, whole genome shotgun sequence genomic DNA:
- the MSMP gene encoding prostate-associated microseminoprotein, translating to MTLMMLWSGQAKGVLGSWGIICLVISLLLQQPGVHSKCYFQAQAPCHYEGKYFTLGESWLRKDCFHCTCLHPVGVGCCDTSQHPIDFPAGCEVRQEAGTCQFSLVQKSDPRLPCKGGGPDLEWGSANTPAPGAPAPHSN from the exons ATGACCCTAATGATGCTCTGGTCTGGACAGGCGAAGGGAGTCCTGGGAAGCTGGGGGATCATCTGCTTGGTGATATCTCTGCTCCTCCAGCAGCCAGGAGTCCACAGCAAGTGCTACTTTCAAGCTCAAG CCCCCTGCCACTATGAAGGGAAATATTTTACCCTCGGTGAGTCTTGGCTCCGCAAGGACTGTTTCCATTGTACCTGTCTGCATCCCGTCGGTGTGGGCTGCTGTGACAC GTCTCAGCATCCCATCGACTTCCCCGCGGGGTGTGAGGTACGTCAGGAGGCAGGAACCTGTCAATTCTCCCTGGTGCAAAAATCTGACCCTCGGCTGCCCTGCAAAGGGGGAGGGCCTGACCTCGAATGGGGCTCAGCCAACACCCCTGCCCCTGGggcccctgctccccactccaACTAA
- the RGP1 gene encoding RAB6A-GEF complex partner protein 2, protein MIEVVAELSRGPVFLAGEALECVVTVTNPLPPTATSASSEALAWASAQIHCQFHASESRVALPPPDSSQPDVQPESQTVFLPHRGERGQCILSTPPKILFCDLRLDPGESKSYSYSEVLPIEGPPSFRGQSVKYVYKLTIGCQRVNSPITLLRVPLRVLVLTGLQDIRFPQDEAVAPSSPFLEEDEGGKKDSWLAELAGERLMAATSCRSLHLYNISDGRGKVGTFGIFKSVYRLGEDVVGTLNLGEGTVACLQFSVSLQTEERVQPEYQRRRRTGGIPSVSHVTHARHQESCLHTTRTSFSLPIPLSSTPGFCTAIVSLKWRLHFEFVTSREPGLVLLPPLEQPEPVTWTGPEQVPVDTFSWDLPIKVLPTSPTLASYAAPGPSTSTITI, encoded by the exons ATGATTGAAGTGGTAGCAGAGCTGAGCCGAGGTCCTGTGTTTCTGGCGGGGGAGGCGCTGGAGTGTGTGGTGACAGTCAccaaccccctgccccccacagccaCTTCTGCATCCAG TGAGGCTTTGGCCTGGGCCAGTGCCCAAATCCACTGCCAGTTTCATGCCAGTGAGAGTCGAGTAGCACTACCTCCCCCTGACTCCAGTCAGCCAGACGTCCAGCCTGAGAGCCAGACTGTCTTTCTACCACACCGAG GTGAGAGGGGTCAGTGTATCCTTTCCACTCCACCAAAAATCCTTTTCTGTGATCTGAGGCTAGACCCTGGAGAGTCCAAATCAT ACTCCTACAGTGAAGTGCTGCCCATAGAGGGACCACCCTCCTTTCGGGGTCAGTCAGTCAAGTATGTCTACAAGCTGACCATTGGCTGCCAGCGTGTCAACTCACCCATCACTTTACTCAGGGTCCCTCTGAGGGTTCTTGTGCTGACAG GCCTTCAAGATATCCGGTTTCCCCAGGATGAGGCTGTAGCCCCATCTAGTCCATTCTTGGAGGAGGATGAAGGTGGGAAGAAGGATTCATGGCTAGCAGAGCTGGCTGGGGAGCGTCTCATGGCTGCCACATCCTGCCGCAGCCTCC ATCTATACAATATCAGTGATGGCCGAGGAAAAGTTGGGACATTTGGCATCTTCAAATCTGTATACAGACTCGGCGAGGATGTGGTGGGGACCTTAAACTTAGGGGAAGGAACTGTAGCTTGTTTGCAG TTTTCAGTAAGTTTACAGACTGAGGAACGTGTACAGCCTGAATACCAGAGGCGCCGCAGGACAGGGGGTATCCCCTCTGTCTCTCATGTGACTCATGCCCGGCACCAGGAGTCCTGCCTACATACAACCAGAACCAgcttctccctccccatccctctcagCTCCACCCCAGGCTTCTGCACAGCCATTG TGTCCCTGAAGTGGAGATTGCATTTTGAATTTGTAACATCGCGAGAACCAGGTTTGGTGCTCCTACCTCCCTTGGAACAGCCTGAGCCTGTCACCTGGACAGGGCCTGAGCAAGTGCCCGTAGACACCTTCAGCTGGGACCTTCCAATCAAGGTGCTGCCCACAAGCCCTACCCTGGCCTCATAtgcagccccaggccccagcaccAGCACCATAACCATCTGA